The nucleotide window GAGGAGAGGTTGAGGAGATCCATATCCCAACTGGGCGGGCGCGGACCCGAGCCCCAAGAGGGATAAGTTAAAAATGGGGCATCTGACTAACACGGGGTATCTGCTATGAGCGCGGAGAAGGCAGAGAAGATAATCAGGGAAATAGAGGTTAAACCCTCAGTCCTAGAGCAGATCAGAAAGGAGGTCCAGAGATCTAGGGTGGTCACGCCTCAATCCCTCGCCCTGAAGTATAATATCCGGGTGAGTGTCGCTAGGAGACTACTGCGCGAGTTCGAGAAGGAGGGACTCGTAATATATGTCGATGGCAATTCGAAGATAAGAATTTATAGGGGAACCAAGGCTAAGGCCCCGAAGGAGGGGTGAGCTCTTAACCCTTATTTGTGAACTTTCCCTCCTCGGGGGTGAAACTATATTTGAGGAATAGATCAGAAGGGGTAGAAAAGTATATTATATACATCAAATCCGGCAGTTTATTAAAAGAAGTTTCCGTAGAATTCCTGAGGCACCTCTCCCCTATAACGATAGAGAGGCTCTACAGAAACCTCCCACTGCAGGGCATGGTGGTAAGGGACAACGATCTGATATACATCTCAGCTCCCATAGATACGAGGCTGGAGAAACCGAGGAACCGACTGAGGAGAGGACACGTAGCCTATTCTCCCTCTAAGAAGATGATAATGATAGCATTGGAGGACGTTAGACTCAATGAAAGCGTCAACTCGCTCGGCAGAGTAGTTGAGGGTCTGGAAGAGCTTGAAAAACTGAGAACCGGCCACATGGTGAGGTTGGAGAGGGAATGATCTCCTTTCTCTGGAAGGGATGCTCGGCGATCCTGCTCAGGGTGCGGGACCTCAACCTGCTGATGGATCCGGGCGATCACTTCACCATAGATGAGCTACGCGGCGTCACTGACCGGGTGGATGCCGTATTCTATACCCACGAGCACACCGGGCACTTCGATCCGGATTTCCTCAGCTCTCTTATACGGGGATTCTCCCCGTACATGATCGTGAATAAGGGGGTCTTCAGGACCATAAGGAGGTGGGTGGACCGGGACCGACTGATCAAGCTGAAGGAAGGAGAGAGTACC belongs to Thermoproteota archaeon and includes:
- a CDS encoding cyclophilin-like family protein; protein product: MRNRSEGVEKYIIYIKSGSLLKEVSVEFLRHLSPITIERLYRNLPLQGMVVRDNDLIYISAPIDTRLEKPRNRLRRGHVAYSPSKKMIMIALEDVRLNESVNSLGRVVEGLEELEKLRTGHMVRLERE